gacattttgggtccatgaccTGGAAACTccacagatcttaatcccattgagaacttgaggtcaatcctcaagaggcaggtggacaaacaaaaacccactaattctgacaaactccaagaagtgattatgaaagaatgggttgctatcagtcaggaattggcccagaagttgattgagagcatgcccagtcgaattgcagaggtcctgaaaaggaagggccaacactgcaaatactgactctttgcataaatgtcatgtaattgtcgataaaagcctttgaatcatatgaagtgcgtgtaattatatttcactacatcacagaaacaactgaaacaaagatctaaaagcagtttagcagcaaactttgtgaaaactaatatttgtgtcattctcaaaacttttggccacgactgtagagtcAGATCTTGCTCCTGCTCACTTAGAGCAATATTGAAAAATCTGGATGCCTCTTTATACAGTAGTAGGTCATGGATGATTTCAGATGAACTGGCCTGGCAGAACAATCTAATGCCCCACTTGTCTGGTTTGTTGGCAATGCTGGCAAAGAGTGCCACCCCTTGTGCCTTCGTATGCCACCTTAATTTGTATTTTAAAGCAAGAAGTCAGTTCTATTTACATTAGCTTAGCGTATACACCTTTACCATAAAGAGACAATTAGAACGTTTTGGTAACATACGTTTTTCAAAAATTATTAGACATTTTTGTGGAGTGTTTACTTGTTGCTGACTTCCTATATGGATGAGAACTGAAACAGCATACTATTGAAAGACACAGTGACCTCTagtagatttaattttttttgcctaaaataccTCTGCCGATTGGAAGAGATGGAACAATCAGGTTGAGTTAAGTTCAACACCTTCTTCAGTAAGATATAACGACTCAAAATGTGCACTACCAAAAAGCAGAGCAAGACATTAAATGGttaaagagaattttttttttccgaaatATTCTATGTAAATGGCTGACACATTGGTGTGTTATCTagattttatttgcattttaaatAAAAGACATGTATTGTTAATTGTATACATTTCTTAATCACTTAGCACTTTCAAACGCTTTCTCTTGTCTAACATGTGATTTTACTTTGACTGTAACAGTTATATTTTTTCCAAGTTGTATTTGTAATAAAATTATTTCATCTACACCTACCACTTCCTCCCACACAACTTTCTAATTTGGTTGCCGATAGGAAGCCCATCTGTAAAAGGCTTTagacttagggctcgttcacacgaccgcatgactttttcagtgttttgcggcctgtttttaacggatcagtttttccattttttgtttcagtagtgtttccggttccgttcttccgtatggcatatacagtatacagtaattacatagaaaaaattgggcaataataggacatgttccatctttgaacggaaaaacggaaatagaatgcatacggagtacattcagtttttttgcgaaaccatggaaccattccgtatacggaacacaaaaaatgttcgtgtgaacgagcccttagtgtGAGAATTTCTGATGATCAACAAGATTTGATTCCTCAGCAAAACATGTTCCACATTCTGGGCAAGAAAACTGCTTCTTCACTGTATGATGTGTCTGATGTTTAACAAGCGCTGACCTTTGGttgaaacattttccacattctgaacatgaaaatggcttttttccTGTATGAAGTGTCTGATGCTTAACAAGTGCTGACCTTTGGttgaaatatttcccacattctgaacatgaaaatggcttctcccctgtgtgaattctctgatgtacaacaagatatgatttttggttaaaagatttcccacattctgaacatagaaatggcttctctcctgtgtgagttctctgatgtctaatgAGATCTATTTTAACACtataacatttctcacattctgaacatgaatatggcttctcccctgtgtgagttctctgatgtacaacaagatctAATTTCCGATTAAAAAATTTCCCACACTCTGAACACGAAAATGGTGTCTCCCtgttgtgaattttctgatgagcAACAAGAACCGAATTGTGgtaaaaacattttccacattctgaacacgaaaatggcttttcccctgtgtgaattctttgatgtctAATAAGATCTGTTTTACCATTATAACATttatcacattctgaacatgaaaatggtttctcccctgtgtgaattctctgatgtataacaagacttgatttctggttaaaagatttcccacacactgaacatgaaaatggcttctcccctgtgtgagttctctgatgtctaatgAGATCTGTTTTAACACtacaacatttcccacattctgaacatgaaaacggcttctcccctgtgtgacttctttgatgtacaacaagatttgatttcttgtTAAAaccttttccacattctgaacatgaaaataatTTCTTTACTGTGTGAGCGCTATGATGTTCACCCCTTCCATGACCTTTGTTTTGCTTAACAGTCTGTGATAAATCAGAAGATCGGACCTGCTTGAGAGAATCAGGTGATAGATCTTTGCTATAAATTATGGATGATGTATCTGAGATAATAGAATGCTCTTCATATGTATCTTCTGTTATACTGTAATTGATTGCTTTAAAACGTGCAGATTTAAGATGTCCCTCTAAGCTCCCGCTGCAGTCATCTGCGAAAAATAAGATTTTATTAATATTAGAACCTTAAATTATACAGAAATGTTATTAGATTTCTATATATAAAAATGGTGCTTGCATggatgtctgtgatctcactattatgaaGCATACGAAGCACATCCACTGCCGTGTTTATTGCAGCAGAACGAATAGATCCTGTGATGAGCTGACATGTTGACTCTAAAATTTTGCCTTGACGTCAACCTCTTGCCTTGggaatggatggacagactttattttgtattcttccaactgtcatggaactcacatgatgcagtttggaaatGTTCTTGGTACCGCTATTGAGAGATACCGCTattgatgagctggatgatgcggtTTCTCTTTCCTGGATTGAAACCAGTGTTGGCTCTTGAAGCACCGACTCCAGCCGCAGTCTACTCCTTGGGAATCTTCCCCAAATTATTGgatggccttttcttgacaatccctTCAAGGCTATGATTATCCCTGTTCCTTAAGCACTTTTTCCTTCCGCTCAAatttccattaatatgcttggacACAGCACTCTGAACAGCTAGCTCCTTTAGCAATGACCGTTTGTGGCTTCACATTTTGaactgaattactgaaataaattaaactTTTCAATTATATTTAAATTTGAGATGCACCCGTATTCCACACAAACATTTGGCCATTTCTGCACCAAGATCTGTTCTTATTTTTCTCAAAATAACTCCAAGAAAATATGATATGAAACAGAAATTGCtcatgtagaaaaaaaattattgtacATAATATAATCCTATATGCTGCCATGTGAAATCATAACTAGGTCTACCAATGTGCTCCCTGATGTGACAAGAAAAGACAGAGTTGCCATGAGATATTATGCAGCTCCAGATATTAAATATATCCCAAAGTTTTCCATTTGTGCACATTTCCAGAATATAAAATAGTTGGGGGGATATCAGTAAAACAGAATGTAGAAAGCCTGCAATACTGAAACATGCACTACtgtcacacatactgtacatacagttgcaagaaaaactatgttaaccctttggaatatggatttctgcacaaattggtcataaaatgtgatctgatcttcatctatgttccaacaatagacaatcacagtctgcttaaactaataacacacaaagaattaaatgttaccatgtttttattgaacacaccatgtaaacattcacagggcaggtggaaaaagtatgtgaacccttggatttaataactggttgaacctcctttggcagcaaaaacttcaaccaaacgtttcctgtagtcagacgtgcacaacggtcaggagtaattcttcaccattcctctttacagatctgtttcagttcagcaatattcttgggatgtctggtgtgaatcgctttcttgaggtcatgccacagcatctcaattgggttgaggtcaggactttgactgggccactccagaaggcgtattttcttctgtttaagccattctgttgttgatttacttctatgctttgggtcgttgtcctgttgcaacacccatcttctgttgagcttcagctggtggacagatggccttaagttctcctgcaaaatgtcttgataaacttgggaattcatttttccttcgatgatagcaatctgtccagaccctgacgcagcaaagcagccccaaacgatgatgcccccaccaccatacttcacagttgggatgaggttttgatgttggtgtgctgggcctctttttctccacacatagtgttgtgtgtttcttccaaacaactcaactttggtttcatctgtccacagaatattttgccagtactgctgtggagcatccaggtgctcttgtgcaaactgtaaacgtgcagcaatgtttttttttggtcagcagtggcttcctctgtggtatcctcccatgaaatccattcttgtttagtgttttacgtatcgtagatttgctaacagggatgttagcatatgccagagacttttgtaagtctctagctgacactctaggaatcttcttcacctcattgagcagtctgcgctgtactcttgcagtcatctttacatgacggccactcctagggagagtagcagccgtgctgaaatttctccatttatagacaatttgtcttaccgtggactgatgaacagcaaggcttttggagatacttttataacccttttccagctttatgcaagtcaacaattcttaatcgtagatcttctgagagctcttttgtgtgaggcaccattcacatcaggcaatgcttcttgtaaaaagcaaatccagaactggtgtgtgttctttatagggcagggcagctgtaaccaacacctccaatctcatctcatcgattggactccagttggctgacacctcactccaattagctcttggcaatgtcattagtctaggggttcacatacttttttcacctgcactgtgaatgtttccatggtgtgttcaataaaaacatggtaacatgtaattctttgtgtgttattagtttaagccgactgggattgtctattgttgtgacttagatgaaggtcagatcacattttatgaccaatttgtgcagaaatccatataattccaaagagttcacatactttttcttgcaactgtatgtaaatGCATTTGGAGGGTCTGAAATATGTTTGGTGCTGAGAGTACCATAGTTAATTACATAGCTAAttcggttgaaaaaaagacattagtccatcaagttcaagggataggtgggaacgtgaatcccagaaggaagtgagactcagatttctacacattttcataagcaataATCTAATTTGCTTTCaaaaattcatctaaaccctttgtaaaactgtccactgttcctgctgtgaccacgtcctgaggaagtctattccacagattcacagttcttacagtaaagaagttttgacgcttctggagactttCTTCCCCCGTGCGTCTTTtgggggcattttacatggaacagtttttcaccatattttctgtatggcccatttatatatttgtataggttaattatgtccccccccccttacgtcttttctcaagactaaatacatttaattatttcaatctttcttcataactgagaccctccatgccccttatcagtttagtggctctcctctgtacttttttcatctccagggcatcctttctatggactggtgcccagaactgaactgcatattccagatgaggccgcactaatgctttgtaaagtggtaatattacatccttgccccgcgagtccatgcctcatttaatgcatgacagtatcctggtggccttagaagcagctgattgacattgtatgcggttatttaatctatgatctacaaggaaaCCCAAATatttctataagtgactctcccagtgttacatcccctaggacatatgaaagCTGGCCAGAC
The sequence above is a segment of the Bufo gargarizans isolate SCDJY-AF-19 chromosome 6, ASM1485885v1, whole genome shotgun sequence genome. Coding sequences within it:
- the LOC122939929 gene encoding oocyte zinc finger protein XlCOF6.1-like produces the protein MTLTIFVPQVLYPGEDLNIIYVTETDVKGEEQSIEDIPTDNRPDDCSGSLEGHLKSARFKAINYSITEDTYEEHSIISDTSSIIYSKDLSPDSLKQVRSSDLSQTVKQNKGHGRGEHHSAHTVKKLFSCSECGKGFNKKSNLVVHQRSHTGEKPFSCSECGKCCSVKTDLIRHQRTHTGEKPFSCSVCGKSFNQKSSLVIHQRIHTGEKPFSCSECDKCYNGKTDLIRHQRIHTGEKPFSCSECGKCFYHNSVLVAHQKIHNRETPFSCSECGKFFNRKLDLVVHQRTHTGEKPYSCSECEKCYSVKIDLIRHQRTHTGEKPFLCSECGKSFNQKSYLVVHQRIHTGEKPFSCSECGKYFNQRSALVKHQTLHTGKKPFSCSECGKCFNQRSALVKHQTHHTVKKQFSCPECGTCFAEESNLVDHQKFSH